A window of Rhododendron vialii isolate Sample 1 chromosome 11a, ASM3025357v1 contains these coding sequences:
- the LOC131307437 gene encoding putative 12-oxophytodienoate reductase 11 — protein MERQTEAEAEAGQEDSTTHLQIPLLTPYKMGNFQLSHRIVLAPLTRQRSFNNVPQPHAILYYSQRATKGGLLISEATGVSDTAQGRPSIFTPGIWTKEQVEAWKPIVDAVHAKGGIFFCQIWHVGRVTKQGFLPNGQAPISSTDKELTPQFQANGIDVAEFSPPQRLRTDEIPLVVNDFRLAARNAMEAGFDGVEIHGAHGYLIDQFLKDQVNDRTDKYGGSLENRCRFALEIVEAIVNEIGANKVGIRLSPFADYMESGDSNPKALGLYMAESLSKFSVLYCHMVEPRMKKVGEKWESPQSLAPMRKAFNGTFISAGGYEREDGNQAVAENRTDLVAFGRLFLANPDLPRRFELNALLNKYDRETFYTPEPVIGYTDYPFLDTTA, from the exons ATGGAACGACAAAcagaagcagaagcagaagcaggGCAGGAAGACAGTACTACGCACCTCCAAATCCCTCTTCTCACCCCCTACAAAATGGGGAACTTCCAACTTTCTCACAG AATTGTCTTGGCACCATTGACTAGACAGAGATCTTTCAATAACGTTCCTCAACCGCACGCTATCTTGTACTACTCGCAGAGGGCCACTAAAGGGGGTCTTCTCATTTCAGAAGCCACAGGGGTTTCTGATACTGCACAAGG GCGTCCTTCTATCTTTACACCTGGTATTTGGACAAAGGAGCAAGTTGAAGCCTGGAAGCCTATTGTAGACGCTGTTCATGCGAAAGGTGGTATCTTCTTTTGTCAGATTTGGCATGTGGGAAGAGTTACAAAACAGG GTTTCCTGCCAAACGGCCAGGCTCCAATCTCTTCTACAGACAAGGAATTGACTCCTCAATTTCAAGCTAATGGTATTGATGTAGCAGAATTTTCACCTCCACAACGGCTAAGAACTGATGAAATTCCCCTTGTAGTCAATGATTTTAGACTTGCTGCGAGGAATGCTATGGAAGCTG GTTTTGATGGGGTTGAGATCCATGGAGCCCATGGTTACCTAATAGACCAGTTCCTAAAAGACCAAGTCAATGACCGAACTGATAAATACGGAGGCTCTTTGGAGAACCGTTGCCGATTTGCCCTAGAGATCGTTGAAGCTATTGTTAATGAGATAGGAGCCAATAAAGTTGGAATCAGGCTTTCTCCGTTTGCTGATTACATGGAATCAGGTGACTCAAATCCAAAGGCTCTTGGTCTTTATATGGCCGAATCCTTGAGTAAATTCAGTGTACTATATTGTCACATGGTTGAGCCTAGAATGAAAAAGGTTGGGGAAAAATGGGAAAGCCCCCAGAGTCTTGCGCCCATGAGGAAGGCTTTCAATGGCACTTTCATTTCCGCGGGTGGTTATGAAAGAGAAGATGGTAACCAAGCTGTTGCAGAGAATCGCACGGATCTTGTTGCATTTGGCCGTTTGTTCTTGGCCAACCCAGATTTGCCTCGCAGGTTTGAGCTCAATGCGCTGCTTAACAAGTACGACAGGGAAACTTTCTACACTCCTGAACCTGTTATTGGCTACACTGATTATCCATTTCTTGACACCACTGCTTAG